Proteins from one Telopea speciosissima isolate NSW1024214 ecotype Mountain lineage chromosome 1, Tspe_v1, whole genome shotgun sequence genomic window:
- the LOC122641222 gene encoding xyloglucan galactosyltransferase KATAMARI1 homolog, producing MICERRHREKMDKSTVVGKCRNHFWCVIFSSIFLWFFLFYFHSSALISSKNVVRSLHNEYSIAEPNSIGFTETSKRINSTENREEPITGDGIKVENQRKNSESPNHSRITGNETKSSNKGIISGEEKQELSEGNESENEPPVSETEERGDLIHEQTITERRTEPVGDDSDVEIRDQPSVIRGSKPTSDEEEEEERISDQAELETGEGKGEPVSNRNNSDMENGFEPVNRTRSKPSSVPADIQSPVNRQPEIENRPKPRSDQCSGQYVYVHPLPRRFNDDILKECRRISLWTDMCRFITNKGLGPPIGNSKGVFSNTGWYATNQFTLDVLFYNRMKQYKCLTNNSSMASAIFVPFYAGFDISRYLFGFNTTVRDSTSLALIKWLTEKPEWKVLGGRDHFLVSGRITWDFRRLTDEDSDWGNKLMLLNEAKNMTMLVIESSPWHRNDIGIPYPTYFHPSRDIEVFQWQNRMRRSKKRYLFSFAGGPRPNLPGSIRGQIMEQCQASRRKCKLLGCYNKSNKCDNPGNVMKLFQSSVFCLQPPGDSYTRRSAFDSILAGCIPVFFHPGSAYVQYIWHLPKNYTTYSVLISEDEVREGKVNIEKRLSRIPKEQVRAMREQVIRLIPRVIYADPRSRLETLEDAFDLAVQGVIRRVDRVRKAIIDGVDPDAGYKEANSWKYNLFGTEVENEWDHFFAKPIRSISY from the coding sequence ATGATCTGTGAGAGGCGCCACCGTGAAAAAATGGATAAATCAACCGTCGTCGGCAAGTGTCGTAATCATTTCTGGTGCGTCATCTTCTCATCCATTTTCTTATGGTTCTTCTTATTTTACTTCCATTCTTCTGCTCTCATCAGTAGCAAGAACGTGGTCCGATCATTACACAACGAGTATTCTATTGCCGAGCCAAACTCTATTGGCTTCACAGAAACCAGTAAACGAATAAATTCAACGGAGAACAGAGAGGAACCCATTACAGGGGATGGAATCAAGGTGGAGAATCAGAGGAAAAACTCAGAAAGTCCGAATCACTCACGTATTACAGGTAATGAAACTAAGTCCTCCAACAAAGGAATCATCTCTGGCGAGGAAAAACAAGAACTTTCCGAAGGGAATGAATCGGAAAATGAACCACCGGTTTCAGAAACAGAGGAGAGGGGAGACCTTATTCATGAGCAAACCATCACGGAAAGGAGAACCGAACCGGTTGGCGACGATTCCGATGTAGAGATCAGGGACCAACCGTCGGTTATTAGAGGGTCGAAACCAACTtccgatgaagaagaagaagaagaaagaatttcCGATCAGGCCGAACTGGAAACGGGGGAGGGAAAGGGAGAACCTGTATCCAATCGCAACAACTCTGATATGGAGAACGGGTTCGAACCAGTCAACCGAACCCGGTCGAAGCCCAGTTCGGTACCCGCAGACATACAGTCTCCAGTTAACCGGCAACCGGAGATAGAGAACCGGCCGAAACCGAGATCAGATCAGTGTTCAGGTCAGTACGTCTATGTTCATCCTTTACCGCGCCGGTTTAACGATGACATACTGAAGGAATGTCGGAGAATCAGTTTGTGGACAGACATGTGCCGGTTCATTACCAATAAGGGCTTGGGCCCTCCGATTGGGAATTCCAAaggagtcttctccaacacGGGCTGGTACGCTACAAACCAATTCACATTGGATGTCCTCTTCTACAACAGAATGAAGCAATACAAATGCTTAACCAATAACTCTTCCATGGCTTCAGCCATTTTCGTCCCCTTCTATGCAGGCTTCGATATCTCTCGTTACCTGTTTGGGTTCAACACAACAGTGAGAGACTCGACTTCTCTTGCCCTTATCAAATGGCTCACTGAAAAACCCGAATGGAAGGTTTTAGGAGGAAGAGATCACTTCTTAGTTTCAGGAAGAATCACTTGGGATTTCAGGAGATTGACAGATGAGGATTCAGATTGGGGGAACAAGCTCATGTTATTGAATGAAGCCAAGAACATGACAATGTTAGTGATCGAATCGAGCCCGTGGCACCGTAACGATATCGGAATTCCTTATCCTACTTACTTCCACCCTTCAAGAGATATCGAGGTATTTCAATGGCAGAACAGAATGAGGAGATCTAAGAAGCGTTACCTGTTTTCTTTCGCTGGCGGCCCACGTCCCAATCTTCCAGGATCTATCAGAGGTCAGATCATGGAGCAATGCCAAGCTTCAAGGAGGAAGTGTAAGTTGCTGGGATGTTACAACAAATCAAACAAGTGTGACAATCCAGGTAATGTCATGAAGCTATTCCAAAGCTCTGTTTTCTGTTTACAGCCTCCAGGGGATTCTTATACTCGAAGATCGGCTTTCGATTCGATACTTGCTGGGTGTATACCGGTGTTCTTCCATCCGGGTTCTGCTTATGTGCAGTATATATGGCACCTCCCTAAGAATTATACTACATACTCTGTTCTTATATCAGAGGATGAAGTAAGGGAAGGGAAGGTTAATATAGAGAAGAGACTAAGTAGGATTCCTAAAGAGCAGGTGAGAGCAATGAGGGAGCAAGTGATAAGGTTGATTCCAAGGGTGATATATGCAGACCCAAGGTCTAGATTGGAGACTCTAGAAGATGCATTTGATTTAGCTGTTCAAGGAGTGATCAGAAGGGTTGATAGAGTGAGAAAAGCGATTATAGATGGAGTGGATCCTGATGCGGGTTACAAAGAAGCAAACAGTTGGAAGTATAATTTGTTTGGCACAGAGGTAGAAAATGAATGGGATCATTTCTTTGCTAAACCAATTAGATCAATCTCTTACTAA
- the LOC122657014 gene encoding respirasome Complex Assembly Factor 1-like, producing the protein MKEGKSVKFNLQQQNGRISPFKLSKLLDPEASWDKDQLGDVLHWIRQGIALVCGILWGAIPLVGAIWIVVFLLLSSGIIYGYYSIILKVDEEDFGGHGALLQEGLFASITLFLLAWTLVYSLAHF; encoded by the exons atgaaagaaggaaaatcGGTTAAATTTAATCTTCAGCAGCAGAACGGTCGTATCTCTCCGTTTAAACTCTCCAAATTGTTAGATCCCGAAGCTTCGTGGGACAAG GATCAATTGGGCGATGTTTTACATTGGATTCGGCAAGGTATTGCCCTTGTATGTGGGATACTGTGGGGTGCTATCCCTTTGGTTGGAGCCATTTGGATTGTCGT ATTTCTGCTGCTATCCTCAGGAATTATTTATGGGTACTACTCAATAATCCTAAAAGTTGATGAGGAGGATTTTGGAGGTCACGGAGCCCTCCTTCAGGAGGGACTTTTTGCATCAATTACTCTGTTTCTA CTCGCGTGGACTCTAGTATACAGCTTAGCACATTTCTGA